A segment of the Panacibacter ginsenosidivorans genome:
ACCGTTTCATTTATTACAACAGGAGAATTAAATGTGCCATTGTCGCTTGTAATGGGATCACGCAGGTACCAGATCTTTGCTCCTGTATTGGCATCTATTTTATAAATGGCGCGTTGGGAAGCCACATACAAATAACCATCTTTGTAGAACGGGCATGATGCGGAATAAATATTTTCATTAAGATTGATCTTCCAGATCTGAACGCCTTTTTTAGCATCCAATGCATACACATGTGGACTGGGATTTGTACTTACCACAAATACCATCCCGTTGGCTACACATGGCCCACCCAATGTAAGGTTCTCATCATATAATTCACGTATCCATTTGCTTGCACCTGTTATGGCATCAACCGCATGTACAACAGTTTTACTATCGTAATCAGCAGTAAAAATAACCAGCCCGCCTTTTAAAATATTGGCTTCATCAATTGTTGAAGAAGAAACAGTTGCAGATGTTGCAATATCTTTTTTGCAGGAATAACAGGATGCAAATAAAAGGGTAATAAGGATTAATTTGATTTTCATAAAATGGTTGTTGGGTTTCAATTTACAAGCTATCGAAAATAATAATTTAGTTTTGGATATATCGTGCTTGAATAAAAGATTTTTATAAAATGTTTATGTTACCGGCATTTGCTTTTCATTGCATCACCTGTTGTGTCACTCACTTGTGCGCTCTGTTATTATGGCATCGGTCTTCATAATTACGTTAACCAAGGCACAGGAAGCTAACACACAAATCCAGCCCCTCATTCCTGCGCCAACATCTCTTATATATTCTTAAACCAACAGGGCCAACATCTCGTATATATTCTTAAACCAACAGGCGGGCACTTGTGCATTCTGTTTTTATGGCAGCAAACTGTAGTAGAAATTTTAGCCATGGCAACCATCCGCAACATCCCTGGCTCTACGCATATGCTATGGAGGAGATGTTCGGTTACCGTAATGTATGCAAATCTATTTCTTCAATTTCTTTATAATGTGTAACTGCATAAAATCCTTGCTCACCTGTTAAATAATATTTTGCAGAACTATGTATATAATCACCTCGGCTGTTTGCAAGATTCCATTTTCCTTTGCATGGATTGCTGTGTATATAGCTGAGTTTTTGTTCCAGCATTTTATCACTGTTGCACCATTTCCAGTCAAAAGATGTTTCAAATACTTTGTGCTGCTTATTTGCTTTGATCTCTGTTTCATTTCTTGCGTTACTTAATAAACGCAGTATTGAAGTGTTATCCTGTTTTTTCAATTTGTTTACAATATCATAAGCCATAAACCGCTTGCCATTTGAGATAATAGTATTAATAGATTTACCACGATTGCAAAACGCAATTACTGCATGTAAATGATTAGGCATAATGGTATACCCTACAATATAATGCCCTTGTTCTTTTAATATATTAAACCAGTTGTAAACACTTTGGTATGCATCTGCTATTTCAAACAAAGAGAGCCAATTGGTGCAGGTGAACGTAATTGAATAAATACCGCTTGTATTGTCTATATTTCTTCTTACCGGCATGCAATAAAGATAATAGGCACTAACCGAATCCGCAACATCCCTGGCTCTGCGCATAGCTATCGAGGAGCAAGCTTTATTGTTTCTTACCTGCTCAATGCACTTTTCAAAAAACGAAAGCGGTAAGCTATGTAATGATTCCTGGGAGTTGGCACTCTTACATAAAGTCTTACCAAAACAAAAAACCTAAGCATTATCTGATAGCAGTTGCTTAGGTTTTTGCGCTTTGTGGCCTCGACAGGAATCGAACCTGTATCTGGAGCTTCGGAAACTCTTATACTATCCATTGTACTACGAGGCCGGTTGCTGCAAATGTAGCTTTTCATTTTTATAAAAAAAGAGTGCGCTGCTTTTAAAAGCAGCGCACTCTATAAATGGTGGCTAGACTTAATTATTTTGCCTGAACTTTTAAAGTTACCGTTACATTGTTTCCTAATGACATGCTGCTGCTTCCAATACCAAAGTCTCTGCGGTTAATAGTAAATGAACCTTCAAATAAATAACTGCCATTCGATGGGGTTACAGTAAATGGAAAACTTACTTGTTTGGTTGTACCTTTTATAGTAAGATTGCCCGTAATGTTCCCGGCGGTTACCGCTGTGCTTACAAAACTGATAACAGGATATTTTTTCACATTAAAATAGTCTTCATCTCTCAGGTGATCGTCCCTCATGTCTATACCCGTATTAATTGTGTTTGCATCAACTGTAACATTGAATACAGAGGCAGCAGGATTTGCGTTATCCCACTTAATAACTCCTTTCAGGCCTTTAAATTCTCCATTGGTATTGATACCAAAATTTTTGATAGCAAAGCTTACTGCATTATCAGCATCAACCGGTTTAAGATCGGCTGATATAAATGACACTAAAAAAAATGCCGGAAGAAGTAGTGTAAAAAATTTACGCATAGATCTTTTCTTTTAACGAAACAATTCCCGTACCGCTGCAGGCAAAAATACAGCAGTTGGTACAGTGCTCATAAGTTTTAACTCTTCGCTTAGATTTGTTTCATTGTCGAGGAAACGAAGTACACGTTGCGGAGGATTCTTTTTAAAAAGATCTGCAAATATTTTATCGCCACTTAATTTTTTGTGATGGAGTATATTAAGCAATGTATTGTCGTAAACAGCAAAACGTTTTTGGATAAAAGCAGTATCAATATGCGGGTCTTTCTTTTGTATGAGAGCCTTAATAATAACATCTGTATGTTTTTGAATAAACCGAAAGGTAAACCCACTACTGGCTTTTGTTTGCCCGCCGGCAGTTCCGAGATTTACAATACTTCCTTCACCTTTTGAAAAAGGAAAATTGGTCATGGGGATTACACCGAATTCTTCTTCTTCTATTATATAATCAAAGACCTTAAGATAATTTTTGAGATAGTCCTCTAAAGCATCATCATATTGGTATTGCTCCAATACTTTTTCTGTGAACAAAGTATATTCTATCAGCGCTTTATTTGGTGCAACAGGCAATACATAAACAAAGCTGGTACCGCGCTGCTGGCTTATACGAAAATCCATGAAGGTGGCTATGCGTTCATCAAAAATATTGGTAGGTGTTTTTATTAACCAGCCTTTGAAATGTTGCAGAAAATAATAGAAGCTCACGCCTCCACCTAAAGGAGGAACCTTAATGGTGGTATTAAAAATGATGCTGTTGAAAATATAATTTGCCAAATATTGCCTGCCCTCAATGGTAACTTTTCCTTTGCCTGCATCATTGGAAAGTGATTGAACATCGCCATACAAAAAATGAATATTGCTTTGTTGTTTTGCTTTATCCAAAACATAATTGTAAAAATCTATTCCACGTATCATCTTGTATTCGTAAGGTGCAATATCAAAACGTGCAGAGAAATGATCTGAAAAAAAATCTATTTGTTTCCAGCGATGATGAATGATCTCTTCAAAGGCTCCGGCATTGGTTTCCCAAAAACACCAGGTACGATCATTTGTTTTTTTTGATGATTGATCTACTACCAGTATTTGCTTGTCATGAAAAAAAGAATGTTGCATCATGCGGTGCAGCAATGAAAGACCTGCGCAGCCAGAACCGGTGATGATATAATCGTATTGAGTTGACAGTAGTGATGATGAGTAAATGATGAGTAAAATAGTTGCGTAATGATAAACAGTACAAGCGTGCGACGCAACAGGCGATGCCATAAAATGCCGCAGCTAAGTTCATAACTATTATTGCGGCATTCACTGTAAGTAAATTATGCTGCCGGGTTCATTATCTTCTTCTTTCTTATTGCTTCATCACGCTTTACTTTTTCCCAGTATTTTTTCGCAACATATAATAAACCAAAACTTTCGCCTTCTTCTTTGCCTGTATGTTTATGATGCATCTTATGTGCCCAGCGTATGGTTTTTACATAACGGTTATTACTGCGTGTAAACCATTTGAAACGCTGATGAATAATTACATCATGCACCATAAAATATGCAACGCCATACATGGTTATGCCTGAACCAATACTTACCACCCACCATGCTTCCTGCATCCAGCCAAGCATGATGCAAAGCCAAGCCGGTATTGCAAATATTAGAAAGAATGCATCATTCTTTTCGAATACATGATGCTGGTTGGGATTATGATGATCTTCGTGCAGGTACCACAAAAATCCATGCATCACATACCTGTGTGTGCACCATGTAATACCTTCCATAAGCAGGAAAGTTAACAAGGCAATTATTGGGCAAATGATCCAGCTCATAAAAATGTTTGTAATACAAGAAAGAATAACAATTGTATGATAAACAAATGTAAAGCGAATTGGTTGTGTTTATCGAACTTAAGCAGGCGGAAAACTGTTAAGAGTACCGCGCTTACTGCAAACCAGCAAACAAAATTGAAGAGCGGAATTTCCCCTTCGGGCTGCCACTGCCAGTAACCAAGCCTTATAGCCGTAGGTTCCAGCACCCAATCAAAAACAGTGGTAAGGGTAGCTGCATCGAACAGAAAGGAAAGCGTTTGTACTGTAGCAGATGGCCGCTTTTCTACATCAATCTTTTGTAGCAACCATTCATTCAGCCTGTGTATAATATTGCCTGCACAAAAAACGGTAGTAAACCAGTTAACACCAATCAACCATGGCACTGCATATATCTTCGGGCCTAACACTGTGCCGTAACTATAATTACCAAAAAGATAACCAGTGTTAACACCAACTATTTCCACAATAACACCAGTTGCAAAACATAATACTGCAAACATCCAGAAAGAAATTGTTTTATCTTTTTGTGTAAAGATCAGTAAGGCTGCCATCAGCAAAAGTGTAAGCGGTGTATTGTTGATGAACCACTGCTTGTACGGTGTAAACAAAATGCCAATAACGCCACATACATGAAAAAGTATGGCAAGAAATAATGCAATATTTTGTCTCTGGTTACCTGTGATCAATTTTTATTTTTTGAATTTTTTGTGACCGGGCTACATTGCTGCTATAATGCTTCCGTTGCGTCGCACGCTTGTACAGCAACAATATTATTAAACAATTAATGCCTCCATTTTTTTATATCCTCCTTTACCAGTTCACTCATGATCTTTGCGCTCTTTAAACATAAAGGAATGCCACCGCCCGGATGCACACTGCCTCCTGCAAAATACAATCCTTTTATTTTATTGGTAAAGTTGGGATGCCGCAGAAAAGCAGCTATGCGACTGTTGGAACTTGTGCCATATAACGAACCCATATATGAGGCAGTTCTCTCTTCTATTAAAACAGGATCCAGTATTTGTTCTGATTCTATTAATGGCTCAATATCTGTTTGCAATAACCGATTCAGTTTTGCAATAATAGTTGCCCTGTATTGTTGCTGGTATGCTTTCCAGTCCTGTCCAACATTTGCAGGTGCATTTACCATTACGAACCAATTTTCTTTACCTGTTGGTGCCTGTATCCCCGGTTCACATTTAGCCGTGATATTAATATAAACGGTAGGATCGTTGTAGAATTTTTTATATGCAAACAAAGACTCAAATTCTGCTTTGTAATCTTTACTAAAGAAAATATTGTGCAGGCCAAGCTCATCAAATGTTTTATTGATGCCCCAATAAAAAACAAATGCACTGCTGCTGCGCTCCTGGTTTAATAACTGGTTAGCTTTTGAATTATCGTTTAACAGATACTTGTATGTTCCATAAACATCCATATTACTTACAACAATATCTGCAGGGATATTTTTATTATTTACCACTACGCCTTTTACTTTTCCCTCACTGTTAATGATACGTTGAACAGGGCGGTTAAATTCAAATTTGATGCCTTTTTTTAATGCAAGCTGATATAACGAATTTGTAATACTAATCATACCGCCTTTTGGATAATATGTTCCCTGGTTATATTCAAGATGCGGTATTAGCGAAAGCATGCCAGGTGCTTTATAAGGGTTACTGCCATTGTATGTTGCGTAACGATTAAAAAGTTGCACGGTACGTTCATCTGTGAATGAAGCCTTGTTTACACTATTTAATGTCCCAAACAAATAATTCCATCTAACGGTAGTTACTGCTTTGCCAAGCGGCGCTTTGAACAACGAACTTTTTTTATGTAACGAATGATTGAGAAAAACAGTGCCTATATTATTATACAAATTTGCTGATTGCTGCAAGTATTGCTGAATGTTTTGCGGTTGCTCATTAATTTTTTCTGCAAGCTCTTTGGCAAATTTTTCTTTGTTTGTGTAAGCAGTAAGTTTTGTGCCGTCCTCATAAAAATATTTGCAGGCAACATCTACTGCGGCATATTCAAAATAGTCGTAGATGTTTTCACCGGCCGACTCAAATAGTTCTTCAATATTTTCAGGTTGTGTAAATAAACTGGGGCCTGAATCAAAATGATAACCATTCATTTCAAAATGGCTGAGCTTGCCGCCGGGGTAATTATTTTTTTCAAACACCGTTACTTCTATTCCCTGCAGCACAAGTCTTACAGCGCTTGCCAAGCCTGCAACACCACTGCCTATAACTATTGCACGAAGGGAATGAGACACGTATTAGAATTTTGCGAAAGTTATTACGAACAGCCTGGTTTATGCAGCATACTTTAATTTCCACCAATCTAAAATGCGGGGAAATGCTATGGCAAACCAAATTGTATATTTATGTGGATGTGAATCCAGAGACTGCTGAATATCTTCCATTGATTTGTAGCAATAATCCAGCACTTCATTAATGTTAGGTTTTATTACACCATCGTATGTGCCTGTATATACATGATCAAATTCATGTTCTGTAAGACCATTATCGAAAGGTGCATTGTAAGTAAATTCAAACACTTCCTGCAATTCTGTCTCAAAGCCCAATTCTTCCTGCAACCTTCTTTTTGCAGCCTGTAAGGTTGTTTCTCCCGGACGGGGATGACTGCAACATGCGTTGGTCCATAAATTAGGGCTATGGTATTTCTTTTTAGCTCTTTGCTGCAATAACATCTGGCCTTCTGCATTAAAAATAAATATACTGAATGCACGGTGCAACAACCCCTTTTCATGCGCCTGCATTTTTTCCATTATACCAATCTCTTCATCATGCTCATTTACCAGTATTACATTTTCCATGCGTTAAAAATAAGTATTAGCCTGCAACCTGTGAAAAGTTTAGCAGCTTTGTATATTTAAAGGGTGGTATTTATTTGCTGAATTATGGGCTAAACGTACAAGTGAGTGACACAACAGTTGATGCCAAATAGGAGTAAGCCAATGCACAAAAAACTATAATAGATTTAACTGACTTCTTAGCCCTGCTTTGGCAAGTATCATGGCTTTTCCATAATTGGGTATACGGATGCGACGCTCTAATATATTTTGAGGCTGCAGTTTTTTTATTTTACGGAACAGGGAGAGATAATATTTATACGCTACATACACGCCAAATCTTGCTTTTACAGGTAACCTGACAATGCCCTGGTATGCATTATCAAAATCTTTTTGAATATCCTGTTCTATCGCAAACTTATTTGCTTCACTAAAATTTCTGAAATCGCAAGAAGGAAAATACATCCGGTCAAGACCTTCAAAATCATTTTTTATATCGCGCAGAAAATTTACTTTCTGAAATGCAGCGCCAAGGCTTTGTGCGTAGGATTTTAACTGATCGTATAAAACTTTATCGCCTTCACAAAAAACATACAAACACATTAATCCAACTACTTCTGCACTACCATAAATGTATTGTTCATAGTTTGTTTTGTCATATTGAATTTTATTAAGGTCCTGCTCCATGCTTGTAAAAAAAGAATCAATTAATTTAAGATCAATATTGTAGTAGTTAACGGTTTCCTGGAAACTATGTAAGATAGGGTTAAGACTTATTCTCCTTTCAATGGCTAAATAGGTTTCATGTTTGAATTCATTAAGCAATATAGCTTTATCATGATCATGAAAAGTATCAACGATCTCGTCTGCGAAACGCACAAAGCCATAAATATTGTGGATATGCGGCCGTAGCGTTTTGTGCAACAGATTGATGGCCGATGAAAAAGAAGTGCTGTAACGTTCTGTTGTTATACGGCTGCACTCCCTGCTTACTTCATGAAAAAGATTCATCATAACTGTATAATGATTTTCTTACACACTTTACTTGTGTGATACAATATCTGATTTATAACCCATGAACAAATTAAAAGTTCAGCTTTACCACCTTAATCTTATACAAAAAATATTTTTGTTAAGCATTGAATTTATTAGCTTTTAAAACTCTTCAACACTTCTTTTGCAACAACTTCCCCGCTGATCAAACTGGGCGGTACACCGGGGCCGGGCACTGTTAACTGGCCGGTATAAAACAGGTTTTTCACTTTCTTACTCCGACATGCCGGTTTTAAAATAGCTGTCTGCATTAAGGTATTGGCAAGGCCATAAGCATTTCCTTTGAAGGAATTGTATTCATGAACAAAATCGCTGTGCGCAAAAGTCTTTTTGTAAACGATATACGGTTTAATTGACTGGCCGGTCTTTTGCTCCATTCGTGTAATGATCTTGTCAAAATAATATTCACGCAATTCTTCTGTATCATTATCCAATCCTGTGGCTACGGGTATAAGAAAAAAAAGATTTTCACAACCTTCCGGCGCTACGGTTTTATCTGTAACAGAAGTAGCACTTACATAAAATAGCGGATCTGCTGGCCATTGTTTTGTCTCGTATATTTCTTTTCCGTGTTGCTCAAAAGATGTGTCAAAAAATAATGTATGATGTTTTAGATCATTGAGTTTTTTGTTTAGGCCAATATAATAAATAAGACAACCCGGAGCCATAATTCTCTTATTCCAGTAAGTTTCCGTATAGGATCTATATTCAGCGGGCAATAAGGCAGTTTCTATATGATGGTAATCTGCGCCACCAATTACTGCGTCAGCTTCAAAAGAAACGACTTCTCCTTTAAAGGAAGTGATCACTTTTTTTACTGCATTTTTTTCTATACTAATCGTTGATACATCGTGTTCAAAATAAAACTTTACACCAAGCTCCAAAGCAAGTTCATGCATGGCTTTTACAATACTATACATGCCCCCACCGGGATACCATGTGCCGCCTTTTATATCAGCATGATTCATGAGGCTGTACAATGCAGGTGTTTTTTCTGGCAGTGCACCCAGGAACAATACAGGAAATTCCATCAATTGCTGAATTGAAGGATGTTTGAAATACTTACCCACGTGGGCTTTTATAGAATTAAAAACATCCAGCTTAAATATACCTGTGAGCAAATCCCAATCTAAAAATTCACTGAGTGACTGACCTGGCTTATGCACCAGTTTATTAATGCCAATTTTGTATTTGTATGAAGCTTCGTTAAGAAATTTATCTAATTGTTTTCCACTGCCTGATTCCATTTTTTCAAAGAGGTCTTTAAGCGCTTCATAACCTGCCGGAATATCCATTATGTTATTCTTTTCATAAACACGATAGGAAGGGTCAAGACGGTGCAGTGTATAATAATCAGCAACTTTTTTTCCAAAAGCATTAAAGAAGTGTTCAAACACATCAGGCATCCAATACCAGCTTGGACCCATATCGAAAGTAAACCCATCAGCTTTTAACTGTCTTGCCCGGCCACCTGGTGTTGCATGTTTTTCCAGCACAATAACTTCACAACCGGCTTTGGCCATAAAGCATGCAGCCGATAAGCCGGCAAAACCACTGCCGATAATAAGTACTTTTTTTTTCACAAGCGAGAACAGGAAATTAGGTAAAGTTCTTTAGAATCTTTCTATATGCGCTTTCAACAATTTTCTTGCAAAGTGTATACGGCTTTTGATGGTGCCTAATGGTTCACTAAGCATATCTGCTATTTCATGGTATTTGAAACCATCGTAGTATAAAAGAAACGGGTTTTTAAATATTTCTGGTAAGTTAAATATTGCTTCATGCACTTCTTTCATATTGATCTTACTGATCGCTTCATTTGTTACGGATGCCTGGTTAAGGTTAAGCAGAAAATCATTGGGCGTATTGTCGAAAACGACATTCTGTTTTGACCTGCGACGATAATTATTTATGAAAATATTACGCATGATCGTGTATAACCATGCTTTTATGTTAGTTCCGACATTGTATTTCTCCTTATTGGCCAATGCCCTGTAAAGCGTTTCCTGGAAGAGGTCTTTTGCCGCCTCCGTATCGCGGGTAAGCGTTGCTGCAAATGGCTTTAAAAATTCGGCATTACTTACCAGCATCTGGTTAAATTCTACAGTTGACATGGCAAAGATTGTTTAATTATTATACCAGTAAAGTTAAACATATTTCTTTTAGGTTTCCAAATATTTTGTTTAAAATTTGTTATTAAAAAATGAAACAAAATATTTTGACTATGTATGTTATTTATTATCAGGAGAAGTAGTATAACTAACGGAGTGATTCCTAGACATCCTATTGGGATTACTATATAAGATTAACCAAAAATAAAACAGACCCGGAAGGCTAAGAAGGTAGTTTACTTAATGTGCTAGATATAAAAACAGAAATAAAAAGTGGTGCTTCATCGCCGCATCTGTTGCAAAAGTTGAAGTGTGCGACGCAACGAAGCTGATAATTGATATAAAGCCAGGTACAAAAGAAAAATTATTTCAGGCAAGAGCAGCCACATACTCCATTACTTCGTGCAGAGATTTTTTTAATGAAATTTTTGGCGGAACTTTTTTCTTATAGTGCTGTGCCAGTTGGCCTGATATAATAATAGGCTGATCCGGCAATCGCGTTGATATCTTTGAAAGGTATTTTTCAAAATTAAAATTCAGCGCTACAGAAGTAAGATGTGAATATAAAAAATCGGGCTTCTTAAGTTTTGCAACAAATTCAATATCATTTAAAGGGACATTGGCACCCACGTACAGAACTTTAACACCGCGGCTTTTGAGCATGTAATGCATAAATAAAAGACCAAGCTCATGATGCTCTCCCTCAGGTAAAAAAAGCAGCACAGATTTGTTTACACTAAGATGTGTACTGGCACTTTCAATACCGGTAATCAACTTCTGCCTTATGATATTTGTTACCAAATGCTCCTGTGCGGGATTGATGTGATTAGTAACCCATAAAATACCAATGCGCTCAAGAAAAGGGAAAATAATAAATGTGATAGTCTTCTCAATCCCACGTGCAAGAATAAAATTATCGAGTAACATTTCGAATGCATCAAGATCAAGATCAACCATATGTTGTATCAGCTCATTAATTATCCTTTCCTGCTGTGCCTGCGCCTGCGACAATGAAAGAATTTTCTCTTTCATCTCCGCTTCGCTCATCCTGTCAATATGCGAAATCTTGTAGCCATATTTGTTAAGCAGTGAAATATTAAGTACAGTTTTCAACTCATGAGAACTGTAATACCTGATATTTGTATCAGTGCGTTGCGGCTTTAAAAAAGAATAACGCTGCTCCCAAATCCTGATGGTATGAGCTTTAATGCCGGAGAGGTTTTCAAGATCTTTTATGGTAAACGCGTTCATATATTATATTACAAATATGACTGGTTTTTTGTTTAAAAGAAATTATAAATAAATTAAACATATTTAGAGCATGGCCTGCGGTATTCCAATTGGCTTTTCTTATGACGTTTCACTAAAACCTGCAGCATTCCTGTTTACTGAAACAACCTTAGCAGCATTAAAAGCCTAAATAACTAAGTAAAGCATCTGTTCAGCTATATTGCCTGATGATTAAATGGTTGTAATACCATCTCGCTAACAACCCCGCTTGCAGGTTGTTGACAAAGGAACCAGATAGCTTTAGCAGCTTCTTCGGCTATGATCATCTTATCTCTTTGCACGCGCAGATCAATAGTGTCCCAGAAAGCAGAATCAACACCGCCGAGAAATAAATTTGTGATGCGTATTTCTGTACGTTTTAATTCCTCACGGATGCTTTGCATCATACCCACCAATCCATATTTAGAAGCACTATATGCTGCAGCACCTGCCATCGGCACTTTACCCAACACACCCGGAATATTAATGATCAGCCCCTTCTTCATTTCTTTCATGGGGGGCAAAAAAGTTTTTACCAAAAGAAAACTCGCATAAAGATTTGTGTTAATCGTTTGCATAAAATCGTCTTCTGTTAATTGTTCTACTGGCTTTATAATTCCTATTCCCGATGCATTAATTAAAACATCTATACCAGGCATTGCCATAAAATATCTTTCCTTCAACTGCTTTACCTGCTCTTCATTTGAAAGATCTGCTGCAAAGATTTTCTCCCCGGAAATTTTATTACTTATAGCAACCTGCCGAATTTTTTTTTCATTCCTCCCGGTAATAAATACATTGGCACCGCTATCCATTAATAGTTTTACAAGTGCTGCACCAATACTCCCTGTTGCGCCTGCTATTAATATATTCTTCCCTTTAATACTTTCCATAAGAGATCGTTTAATATTGGTCGAACAACAATTAGGCAAAGCATTTGTTGTAAGTTGGCTTCGCAGTCATCTAAGTAATTATCATTTACAACAATCAGATAAGCAAGTATGAGCCTTCGCAAAAAACCATGGAATCGTGTAAATCTGCCTGTATATTCCGTTAGCAGCACAGATGGAAAAGGCTTTCATAACATGCACATCATTACATATGCATCGCAGGTAAGTATGCAGCCAAAGCAATTTATATGTGGCATTTATTATGGCACTAAAACATTAGAGCTTGTACAAACGCATAAAAGATTTGTGTTGCAGTTACTTTCCAAAGAGCAATACAAACTGGTGAATATATTAGGCAGGAAATCCGGCAATGATTATAACAAAATAATCTACCTGGAAAAGAAAAATCTGCTGCAACCATGGAATGGGTTTTATATACTTAAGCATGCACTGGCAGTTATAGAATTGCAAGCCCATGATCTTTTGCTGCCGGATACTACTATGCCGGATCATCATTTATTTCTCTGTAGTGTGATTGCTTATAAGAATTTAAATGATGGCCAGCCACTAACACTGGATGAATTGCGAAAACATAAGATAATACGCATATAATTACTATAATCAATAACCAGTAACTATTATGAACCAGGCTGTGTGCTGCTATTAAACTTCTCTTGCGTCGCACACTTGTGCGCTTTGTCCACTGACCAGCATT
Coding sequences within it:
- a CDS encoding flavin reductase family protein, encoding MSLRKKPWNRVNLPVYSVSSTDGKGFHNMHIITYASQVSMQPKQFICGIYYGTKTLELVQTHKRFVLQLLSKEQYKLVNILGRKSGNDYNKIIYLEKKNLLQPWNGFYILKHALAVIELQAHDLLLPDTTMPDHHLFLCSVIAYKNLNDGQPLTLDELRKHKIIRI
- a CDS encoding RNA polymerase sigma factor; the protein is MSTVEFNQMLVSNAEFLKPFAATLTRDTEAAKDLFQETLYRALANKEKYNVGTNIKAWLYTIMRNIFINNYRRRSKQNVVFDNTPNDFLLNLNQASVTNEAISKINMKEVHEAIFNLPEIFKNPFLLYYDGFKYHEIADMLSEPLGTIKSRIHFARKLLKAHIERF
- a CDS encoding MerR family transcriptional regulator, which encodes MNAFTIKDLENLSGIKAHTIRIWEQRYSFLKPQRTDTNIRYYSSHELKTVLNISLLNKYGYKISHIDRMSEAEMKEKILSLSQAQAQQERIINELIQHMVDLDLDAFEMLLDNFILARGIEKTITFIIFPFLERIGILWVTNHINPAQEHLVTNIIRQKLITGIESASTHLSVNKSVLLFLPEGEHHELGLLFMHYMLKSRGVKVLYVGANVPLNDIEFVAKLKKPDFLYSHLTSVALNFNFEKYLSKISTRLPDQPIIISGQLAQHYKKKVPPKISLKKSLHEVMEYVAALA
- a CDS encoding SDR family oxidoreductase, coding for MESIKGKNILIAGATGSIGAALVKLLMDSGANVFITGRNEKKIRQVAISNKISGEKIFAADLSNEEQVKQLKERYFMAMPGIDVLINASGIGIIKPVEQLTEDDFMQTINTNLYASFLLVKTFLPPMKEMKKGLIINIPGVLGKVPMAGAAAYSASKYGLVGMMQSIREELKRTEIRITNLFLGGVDSAFWDTIDLRVQRDKMIIAEEAAKAIWFLCQQPASGVVSEMVLQPFNHQAI